The Primulina tabacum isolate GXHZ01 chromosome 16, ASM2559414v2, whole genome shotgun sequence genome window below encodes:
- the LOC142529712 gene encoding sucrose synthase 2-like isoform X1, which translates to MARTKLERLPSTRETVDDTLSAHRNELISLFSRYVAQGKTILQPRHLIDELENISSEDASMQKLNDGPFSEVLKSAQEAIVVPPFVAMAIRPRPGVWEYVRVNVHQLSVEQLNVSEYLHFKEQLVNGHHDDPYVLELDFEPFNATFPRPSRSSAIGNGVQFLNHHLSSLLFHNKESLEPLLDFLRVHNHKGHVMMMNDRIQGISKLESALAKAEDHVSKLHPDTPYTEFDYELQGMGFERGWGDTAERALEMMRLLSDILNAPDPSTVEKFLGRIPMVFNVVILSIHGYFGQANVLGLPDTGGQIVYILDQVRALESEMLQRIRQQGIDITPRILIVTRLIPDAKGTTCNQRLEKITGCEYSHILRVPFRTENGILRQWISRFDVWPYLEKFTEDSAHEIVAELQGLPNLIVGNYSDGNLVASLLSYKMGITQCTIAHALEKTKYPDSDIYWQKFEDKYHFSSQFTADILAMNNSDFIIASTYQEIAGTKNTVGQYEHHTAFTMPGLYRVVHGIDVFDPKFNIVSPAADDTIYFPYSEKEKRLTCFHQSLEKLLYDPQQNDEHVGILKDPSKPIIFSMARLDKVKNISGLVEMYAKNDKLREFANLVVVAGYLNVKQSSDREEITEIEKMHNLMKQYNLEGQMRWIISQTNKTRNGELYRYIADNKGIFVQPALYEAFGLTVIEAMTCGLPAFATCHGGPLEIIEHGKSGFHIDPYHPEKASAIMADFFKNCNEDPNYWGNISDAGLQRIQERYTWKIYSERLLTLAGVYSFWRHVSKLERCETRRYLEMFYILKFRNLVKSVPLADEESK; encoded by the exons ATGGCGAGAACGAAACTGGAAAGATTACCTAGCACGAGGGAGACAGTTGACGACACTCTTTCAGCTCACCGCAACGAACTCATCTCCCTCTTTTCACG ATATGTGGCGCAGGGGAAAACTATATTACAGCCACGTCACCTGATTGATGAGCTAGAAAACATCTCCAGTGAGGATGCTTCAATGCAGAAACTTAACGATGGCCCCTTCAGTGAAGTCTTGAAGTCCGCTCAG GAAGCTATAGTTGTACCACCTTTTGTTGCTATGGCCATTCGTCCAAGACCTGGTGTTTGGGAATATGTACGTGTTAATGTGCATCAACTTAGTGTCGAGCAGCTGAACGTGTCCGAATATTTACACTTCAAAGAACAACTTGTGAATGGGCA TCATGATGATCCATATGTTCTTGAACTGGATTTTGAGCCATTCAATGCAACATTTCCTCGCCCATCTCGATCATCAGCTATTGGAAACGGGGTCCAATTTCTCAATCATCATCTCTCTTCACTCTTGTTTCACAACAAAGAATCCCTTGAACCATTGCTAGATTTTCTCCGCGTGCACAATCATAAAGGCCAT GTGATGATGATGAATGATCGAATACAAGGCATATCCAAGCTCGAGTCTGCATTGGCCAAGGCAGAGGATCATGTTTCTAAGCTACATCCCGATACTCCCTATACTGAGTTTGATTATGA ATTGCAAGGAATGGGTTTTGAGAGAGGTTGGGGTGACACTGCCGAACGGGCCTTGGAGATGATGCGGCTCCTCTCCGACATCCTTAATGCTCCTGATCCATCTACCGTTGAAAAATTTCTTGGTAGAATACCCATGGTATTTAATGTAGTCATATTGTCAATACATGGCTATTTTGGCCAAGCAAATGTTTTGGGCTTGCCCGACACGGGTGGTCAG ATTGTGTATATACTAGATCAAGTACGTGCCTTGGAGAGTGAGATGCTGCAAAGAATAAGACAGCAAGGGATAGATATCACTCCAAGAATTCTTATT GTTACTCGATTAATACCCGATGCTAAAGGTACCACGTGCAACCAACGACTGGAAAAGATTACTGGATGCGAGTATTCGCATATCCTTCGAGTTCCTTTTAGAACTGAGAATGGCATTCTTCGCCAATGGATCTCGAGGTTTGATGTCTGGCCCTACCTCGAAAAGTTTACTGAG GATTCAGCACATGAAATCGTGGCAGAGTTGCAGGGTTTACCGAATCTAATTGTTGGAAACTATAGTGACGGAAACCTGGTGGCATCTCTTTTATCATATAAGATGGGAATCACGCAG TGCACTATTGCCCATGCTCTGGAGAAAACCAAATATCCAGATTCGGATATATACTGGCAAAAGTTTGAGGACAAATACCACTTCTCGTCTCAGTTCACTGCCGATATACTAGCCATGAATAATTCGGATTTTATAATCGCCAGTACATACCAAGAAATAGCTGGCAC GAAGAATACCGTTGGTCAGTATGAGCATCATACGGCATTCACCATGCCAGGTCTATACCGAGTTGTTCATGGTATCGATGTCTTTGATCCCAAGTTCAACATAGTTTCTCCCGCAGCAGATGATACCATTTACTTTCCATATTCCGAAAAGGAAAAAAGACTTACGTGCTTTCATCAATCACTTGAAAAGTTGCTGTATGATCCCCAGCAGAATGACGAGCATGT TGGCATATTGAAAGATCCATCAAAGCCTATAATTTTCTCCATGGCGAGGCTTGACAAGGTTAAAAACATCTCGGGGTTGGTAGAGATGTATGCTAAGAATGACAAGCTAAGAGAATTTGCTAATCTCGTGGTGGTTGCGGGCTACCTTAATGTGAAACAGTCGAGTGACAGAGAAGAAATAACAGAAATCGAGAAGATGCATAATCTTATGAAGCAGTACAATTTAGAGGGTCAGATGCGATGGATAATCTCGCAAACAAATAAAACACGGAATGGTGAACTCTACCGTTATATAGCTGATAATAAAGGGATTTTTGTTCAG CCTGCATTATATGAAGCATTCGGGCTCACAGTTATTGAGGCAATGACCTGCGGTCTTCCAGCATTTGCAACATGCCATGGTGGCCCGTTAGAAATTATTGAACATGGTAAATCTGGATTCCACATCGACCCATATCATCCTGAAAAGGCTTCTGCCATCATGGCAGATTTCTTTAAAAATTGCAATGAAGATCCAAACTATTGGGGCAATATATCTGATGCAGGCCTTCAAAGAATTCAAGAAAG GTACACATGGAAGATTTACTCAGAAAGGCTGTTGACATTGGCTGGAGTATATAGTTTCTGGAGACATGTGTCGAAGCTTGAGAGGTGTGAAACTCGTCGGTATCTTGAGATGTTCTACATTCTCAAATTTCGTAACTTG GTGAAATCTGTTCCCTTGGCAGATGAAGAATCGAAGTAA
- the LOC142529712 gene encoding sucrose synthase 2-like isoform X2, which translates to MGFERGWGDTAERALEMMRLLSDILNAPDPSTVEKFLGRIPMVFNVVILSIHGYFGQANVLGLPDTGGQIVYILDQVRALESEMLQRIRQQGIDITPRILIVTRLIPDAKGTTCNQRLEKITGCEYSHILRVPFRTENGILRQWISRFDVWPYLEKFTEDSAHEIVAELQGLPNLIVGNYSDGNLVASLLSYKMGITQCTIAHALEKTKYPDSDIYWQKFEDKYHFSSQFTADILAMNNSDFIIASTYQEIAGTKNTVGQYEHHTAFTMPGLYRVVHGIDVFDPKFNIVSPAADDTIYFPYSEKEKRLTCFHQSLEKLLYDPQQNDEHVGILKDPSKPIIFSMARLDKVKNISGLVEMYAKNDKLREFANLVVVAGYLNVKQSSDREEITEIEKMHNLMKQYNLEGQMRWIISQTNKTRNGELYRYIADNKGIFVQPALYEAFGLTVIEAMTCGLPAFATCHGGPLEIIEHGKSGFHIDPYHPEKASAIMADFFKNCNEDPNYWGNISDAGLQRIQERYTWKIYSERLLTLAGVYSFWRHVSKLERCETRRYLEMFYILKFRNLVKSVPLADEESK; encoded by the exons ATGGGTTTTGAGAGAGGTTGGGGTGACACTGCCGAACGGGCCTTGGAGATGATGCGGCTCCTCTCCGACATCCTTAATGCTCCTGATCCATCTACCGTTGAAAAATTTCTTGGTAGAATACCCATGGTATTTAATGTAGTCATATTGTCAATACATGGCTATTTTGGCCAAGCAAATGTTTTGGGCTTGCCCGACACGGGTGGTCAG ATTGTGTATATACTAGATCAAGTACGTGCCTTGGAGAGTGAGATGCTGCAAAGAATAAGACAGCAAGGGATAGATATCACTCCAAGAATTCTTATT GTTACTCGATTAATACCCGATGCTAAAGGTACCACGTGCAACCAACGACTGGAAAAGATTACTGGATGCGAGTATTCGCATATCCTTCGAGTTCCTTTTAGAACTGAGAATGGCATTCTTCGCCAATGGATCTCGAGGTTTGATGTCTGGCCCTACCTCGAAAAGTTTACTGAG GATTCAGCACATGAAATCGTGGCAGAGTTGCAGGGTTTACCGAATCTAATTGTTGGAAACTATAGTGACGGAAACCTGGTGGCATCTCTTTTATCATATAAGATGGGAATCACGCAG TGCACTATTGCCCATGCTCTGGAGAAAACCAAATATCCAGATTCGGATATATACTGGCAAAAGTTTGAGGACAAATACCACTTCTCGTCTCAGTTCACTGCCGATATACTAGCCATGAATAATTCGGATTTTATAATCGCCAGTACATACCAAGAAATAGCTGGCAC GAAGAATACCGTTGGTCAGTATGAGCATCATACGGCATTCACCATGCCAGGTCTATACCGAGTTGTTCATGGTATCGATGTCTTTGATCCCAAGTTCAACATAGTTTCTCCCGCAGCAGATGATACCATTTACTTTCCATATTCCGAAAAGGAAAAAAGACTTACGTGCTTTCATCAATCACTTGAAAAGTTGCTGTATGATCCCCAGCAGAATGACGAGCATGT TGGCATATTGAAAGATCCATCAAAGCCTATAATTTTCTCCATGGCGAGGCTTGACAAGGTTAAAAACATCTCGGGGTTGGTAGAGATGTATGCTAAGAATGACAAGCTAAGAGAATTTGCTAATCTCGTGGTGGTTGCGGGCTACCTTAATGTGAAACAGTCGAGTGACAGAGAAGAAATAACAGAAATCGAGAAGATGCATAATCTTATGAAGCAGTACAATTTAGAGGGTCAGATGCGATGGATAATCTCGCAAACAAATAAAACACGGAATGGTGAACTCTACCGTTATATAGCTGATAATAAAGGGATTTTTGTTCAG CCTGCATTATATGAAGCATTCGGGCTCACAGTTATTGAGGCAATGACCTGCGGTCTTCCAGCATTTGCAACATGCCATGGTGGCCCGTTAGAAATTATTGAACATGGTAAATCTGGATTCCACATCGACCCATATCATCCTGAAAAGGCTTCTGCCATCATGGCAGATTTCTTTAAAAATTGCAATGAAGATCCAAACTATTGGGGCAATATATCTGATGCAGGCCTTCAAAGAATTCAAGAAAG GTACACATGGAAGATTTACTCAGAAAGGCTGTTGACATTGGCTGGAGTATATAGTTTCTGGAGACATGTGTCGAAGCTTGAGAGGTGTGAAACTCGTCGGTATCTTGAGATGTTCTACATTCTCAAATTTCGTAACTTG GTGAAATCTGTTCCCTTGGCAGATGAAGAATCGAAGTAA